The Acidaminococcales bacterium genome contains the following window.
AAATTTCGCGCTGGTAAAAAGCTTCCTCGCCGAAAACGTCTGCTTTGAACTGGCAAAAATAGAGCATCCGCGCGAACCGGCGATGGTTGATTGCCTCCAGCTCTGGCCGCACATAGATAAAACGGATGGATTCTTTATTTGTGTTTTGCGGCGCAAATGACTATAATAACGGTGAGGGACATAAACTGGAAATATTTGGAATGACACAGGAGCGTTTGCGGGAAGCTATGGGCGAACTGGATCTGTCCCCGTTCAGGTGGCGGCAGGTTGCCCGCTGGCTTTACAAAGCCAATGTCTGGGATTTTGCCGCCATGACCGACATAGCCGCCAAAGACGCGGCGCTGCTGCGGGAAAAATTTACCGTTTTGCCCGCGCTGGCCGGCGTCCTTGCCCACAAATTGTCGGCAGGCGGCCTTGCCGCCAAACTGCTTGTTGAATTGCCGGACGGCCAGGCGATTGAAACGGTAGGCTTGCGGCATAGTTATGGCTACAGCGTGTGCGTGTCCAGCCAAGCTGGCTGCGGCATGGGCTGCGTTTTTTGCGCCAGCGCGGCGCGCGGCCTGATCCGCAGCCTTACGGCGGGCGAGATGCTGGCGCAGGCCGCGCTTTTGAAAAAGCACTTCATCGGCGGCGCCAACATAAACAACGTGGTGGTCATGGGGTCGGGCGAGCCGCTTTTAAATTATGAACAGCTTGTGATGTTTTTGCGCCTTTTGCACGATCCCGCCGTTTACAACATCGGGTTTCGCAACATTACGGTCTCCACCTGCGGGATAATTCCCGGCATAAACAGGCTGGCGGCGGAGAAAATGCCCGTTACCCTGGCGGTGTCCTTGCATGCCCCGGAGGACGGGCTGCGCGGCGAACTCATGCCGGTTGGCCGCAAATACAAAATAGCCGGCGTCGTGGAGGCGGCCGCCCGTTATGCCGAGATTACCGGGCGGCGGGTAACTTACGAGTACCTTTTGATCAAGGGCCTCAACGACGGCGAGCGGATGGCGGAAAAACTCGCCAAGCTCCTGCGCGGCGCCCTTTGCGCGGTCAATGTCATCCCGGTCAACCCGATCGAGGGGAAAAACTGGCAAAAACCGGGCAGAAGGCGGACGGAAAAATTCCTGGCCGTTCTGCAAGACAGCGGCGTAACGGCGACCGTGAGGAAAGAGATGGGTTCCGGCATACAGGCGGCC
Protein-coding sequences here:
- the rlmN gene encoding 23S rRNA (adenine(2503)-C(2))-methyltransferase RlmN, with the protein product MDSLFVFCGANDYNNGEGHKLEIFGMTQERLREAMGELDLSPFRWRQVARWLYKANVWDFAAMTDIAAKDAALLREKFTVLPALAGVLAHKLSAGGLAAKLLVELPDGQAIETVGLRHSYGYSVCVSSQAGCGMGCVFCASAARGLIRSLTAGEMLAQAALLKKHFIGGANINNVVVMGSGEPLLNYEQLVMFLRLLHDPAVYNIGFRNITVSTCGIIPGINRLAAEKMPVTLAVSLHAPEDGLRGELMPVGRKYKIAGVVEAAARYAEITGRRVTYEYLLIKGLNDGERMAEKLAKLLRGALCAVNVIPVNPIEGKNWQKPGRRRTEKFLAVLQDSGVTATVRKEMGSGIQAACGQLRARYMGD